CGAAAAGAAATAGCATTGAAAGTGATTCAACTGTAAgcaaaaattaataatttagcATATAAATCCCAAAATTAGGTCGCATTGAATATGTATATACGTAGTTGGATATGAAAATGTCGTTAGATATGAAAATTTCGTTGGATATGAAAATTTCGTTGGATATGAAAATTTCGTCGGATATGAAAATGTCGTCAGAtatgaaaatgcaaaattagTTCGCCGCTAAAATATTTTGGTTTACAAGATACAAATGTTCTTCAGGCTACCAACAGTGTTAGAAGTTGATTGTAAGGTATTTAAAAATATGGAAACATCTGCTAACCGTTAATCAATTTGTCAATCAAAATCGAAAAATTTCTGTTTCAGTGCTTCCGTGGTTCAGACGTACAATGTGTTCTGGGTGAATGTAAAATCTCCAGCAATCACTCCACTTACGATACCTCCCACTCGACCACCAACACAACCTCCAACACCACCACCAACGACGACCCCTGCGGTAACAATCCCAATCCCTACACAGCCCCCAGTTACCCCGCGACCACCACAGGTCACCACGACGACCGCCAAAACAACCACAACCGTGGTTACTCAGGCGCCATCTGTAGTAACGACAGCCCCGGATGTAGACACGGTAtgtataaatttatattatagaTCAGTAATGTGAAATCAGTTtgtattgaaattgaaaatggGAATACTAGAGAATAACTTTGTATACctgtaaatttttttttgaaaataataattaacttaaaatagcaataaaatattttggtatGATATGTTGACAATACTGATGTAAAATAGACTgtgtttcaattttttaaaaagctcgtaatatcaatatattaccttttctaaatacatacatacaatcaCAAATTTAAAagacaaaatgaataaataaataaaaataaataaaaatgacaaaaaaaaaaaaaaaaaaaaaaaaaatatgatgatacataatatttataatgGCAATGGGCATCCaatctaaatatttaaataggattttatgttttatgctAATAAAGAAAGTGTGAACCTACTTAACGACAAATGTTTTGTAGTCTACTCCGGCGGTGGGGAGAGTAACTATGGACGACACCTGTGGTATCAGTAAGGGCTGTTTTGTGAGTTGTGAGGGGGACAGCTGTGACTATGTCGTTACGTGGAAAGACGGAGCTGACTATGTCGACTTCGAGGTGTCGTCCAAAGTCGAGATGGACAATGTTAACTGGATTGCTATTGCCTTCTCCAGCGATTTGAAAATGGTAAATACTTATTTACATATCCAATAGATAGTACGTTACTTAATGATACcaattgtttaattattttggAAATTAGCATAGGCAAATGTGCCATTTATTAACACAAAACGGTATTCCGTGAgcaaattatgtaaaataatttgtgaACTATCGAATTGCTGATCGTTTTTTAAagtaatgttttaaaacaattgGTGACGTatttaagaaaaaacatatacaCGAATGTCAAGTAGCAATCTTACCTTTGCCaattcaaaaaaaaacaatagtttATAAATCGGCAATAAGTCTTATTGTTTAAAGGCGTTTCTGACCTTGTTTTATGCATTTTATTGTAGGGTGATGATGATACTGTGGATTGTATTGCTAAAGGGTCAAAGGTCATTGTGACACGGTCATTCAACAAAGGAACACAAAACATTCCTCTCGGTCCGGTAAGTATTCAGCATAAAGGCCACTGAAAGAGACACATTTTTAAAGCAAAGAGTGGTATAAATATAGCACATATTTAACAAGTTGAAATAAGTCATTTTCTCATCCTCATTgatgaacaaaatgaaaatatctgaAAGTAGCATTTGCATATAAGGTtactttaatgtattttcaatGCAGGTGCATTGATTTGAGATGTGAAATAATATAACGATATATTATAGATTGGCTGTATTACATCCAAATAATTTGTCGTTTGCTCATATACTTAACCTTCTATGTGCTAATTCcggatttgcatattacagagttatctgcacttgcaggtaggtattgattgtgacgtcaagtttttgcgagcgtaacgtcatacttttcggagaaaatgacgtgaattgcgctcacaaaataatgacgtaacaatatatacctacacgcaagggagctaactctgtaatatgcaaagacggaatatataaAAATGGTGTTGTAAAAGCTGTTTTGTGTTAGTGGTAAGAGCAACTTATATCAGATAAAGCctataatatcaaaatgattaatATAAGATTCAATTTTCACGAGTTTTTGAATTAAATGTCTATATTTCTTTATCAGGTCGATGGGGTCGTAGGCCTTTCGATGACAAGTGGGACGTTCCAGGATGGAATTTTGTCCTGTAAATTTAGACGTTCCAAACCCAACCAGGTCACCAGAAGAAAACGACAAGTTGATCCCTCACAGTCTATGTTTGATTTGAATCAGAAATGGTACCTGATGTTTGGTCAGGGCTCGGGATTCGAAAACAATAATGGCGGTATGTACTCTCACTGTTTAAACCTATACACCATAATCTCACCCATAACGTCACCAAGTGTCTCCATAAATTGGTTTCATGAACAACCAAACTACATAAATGTGCGTAAAAAATGTTATCATCTGTGATGGCATAATTCCCTGGTTTTCCTTACAGAGTTGACTAAGTTAATGCACAAAGAGAACCCGAAGGTCACACCCGCCCGTGTAGACTTCCAGTCCGTGGGTGTTATCGGTGAAACTGCCCGCTATCCACTCATTAAAGTACATGGTAAGTACTCAAACTCACTCGTTCTCAAGCTTCACAAAAACCAACtttgaattatttattattttacttgatGTTTTTTCATCCATTTTCCATATAACAACAGTATATTACTAAAATACAATCCCTTTCTCTCTATCTTGCTTAGTCCTTAGAAAgggtaaaaaataaaataaaattacggTATTATAACATAGAGAAATACTATTCCAGTGTAAAAggtaaattatattcatttttccCCGTAAATACAGCTTATTTCAAAGTCtcatgtatgttttgttattgcttGTATATATCTTTCTTGATACTACGTCAATACACCATATCAGCATGTATCAGCATGCCTCCCCcccttttaaaaaatataacctGTATTTATTACAATGACCTCTTTGTATCGGCATGTATAAAAAAGGACTATAAAGACTATTAATGTGTTCTTCTCTTACCTGTTTCTTTATCTTTGACAGCCATTTTGATGATCATTGCGTGGATCCTGTGTACAGGTGTTGGAATAGTTGCCGCCAGATATTACAAACCCGTATGGACCTCTACAAACGTCATGGGTCAGAGGATATGGTTTCAGGTAACCAGACATAGAAACATATCTCtcgtgttgttgtttgtaattcTCAAACTTTTATCCTCAATATTTGGTAAATAACATTTCACGGTCGTGAAGACTTTACAGTTGCATTGAAGAAGTAATGTCTTTTAACAGTAGAATAAATGTGATGCAAGTATTCAAAGAATAGTGGAGGCTGTTATTTTTTAAGATAATACTTTAAATCATACTTCTTTTTTTAATTAGGTAATAATAGTAAAGGTTGTGACTGGCATTTATCAATTTAACCTCGTTtataatttctatattttttctaaatcgcAGATCCACAGGACTCTGATGGTGACAGCACTTGTACTGACTTTAATCGGCTTTATTATCATTTTCGTTCAGGCTGGAGGATACAGTCGGGTAAGAACAAATATTTCTGCTTCTATAGATCGGAAAATGATCTTTAAAAGATTATGTTTCGAAAGGTTTCAAAAATGTCTTTCACtttattgttgaaaaaaatctatttatagGTTATCAGAATCCGTAATGAAGAAAttagtacaaaataatattcGTTTCAAATGAAAGAACAATCTCTTCAGCATTATAATTGCCAATACTAAACTATGTAACCGATTGCTTActttaaatcaatatataaaccTCTGatgattaaagatgcttcaccgccgacagtgctaaaacgatactcatcatttaaacaataattggtgttttctCATGAAGATAtatcttaaaaacaaaaatgataagaaatatataaaaaatcgcttttggtgcatgtgcaataagtacttcattccattttcgggacgcaataaattttaattaatatttgaaatattttcatcttgaagttaAATAAGAAGTTCAACCTTTTCGATGGTgctaatagtgtaaagtaaatTACTTTTGAAAGGGATCATCTgcttaaacatttatcaaaattagaTACCATCATGAAATGTATtgtcaaaatatgtttataccTAGATAGATTATATTGTCGGCTTTTGTCCTACATTAACATGATTCGTAGAATAGAATGGCTGTACTGTAGTATGCGTTACTTAATCCTATTTAGATCCTTgttgatattaatcattttctttttcagaTTCCAAAGATTGAAGGAAAAGAATACTTACAAGCCCATCCTCCATTGGGAATAATAGTCACTATTTTAGCTATAGTAAATGTAAGTTTTTCACTGGATTGTAACTAAAACGTGTAAATACAATTTGATATCATGCCGACCGGTACCACTAGATTTTTTGTCTTTGTGAAGAAGTCGAAATTAAAAAGTATTATGCGGTATTTCATGCAATAGAAGACATTTATGTTCCAggatttcaaaaatattttcgtctatattttattaaacttttgtGTATGAACTTAAGATGCTTTGTTTAAAATATAGAATTCGAAATTCATTGTATCTTATTTTTCAGCCGATAATGTCAATATTCAGGCCTGGTCCTAAAGACGAAAAGCGGCCGATATTTAACTGGGCACATTGGTCAGTGGGCATGCTCGCCCACATCCTGTCTGGTGAGTAACTCTAGCTCATTCTTATTTTGAAGATGTAATGCATTTTagatatcagaaaaaaatccatACAGATATAatggtgaaaaaaaaataaaaaaaatgaaaaagaaatatagaTAATAGATACTGACATAAACATGAAATGACAATAGATATTCCGACAAAACAGTAATGCAATTAAGATAACTTATGTCGACATTCCTACCCTAATTCGTGAAAATACCGCTGTAATAATAGCGCCATAATCTACAATGTTCTGGTGACAATATCTGTGTCACATTCAGATTTAACATAAATGTcaaattatcaatatcacctaaataatttcattttgtcaCAACATGTAATAATTAAAGGTAGCAATGACTATGTTAGAGGTCTTTCCCAATCTAAAATCTATTTCTTGCAGTGGTGTTTCGATGTCATTGAAATAGtttcatttcaaatgaaatCATGGCTAACgacaaaaaaagtaaaattaaaaaagtgtatatttatttttcttcagtatatacaatatattttacagtattttatgcctgtatattgtttgttcattactttacagtgatatttatacatttgaaTATTGTATGTTCATtactttacagtgatatttATATAGTTGACCTTATTTGTTCGTTACAGTGGTAGCTATATGTTTTGGGATGGAGatgaagaaatccacggctccCTCCTACTCTGTCTGGGTTGTCGTTGGATACGTCATATACCACGTGATCATGGAGATCATTCTGAAATCGTTTGATTTGTATCTAAATAGGACagatacaggtaaatattgttataaattaGTTAAAACCGATATAGATCTATAATGGAAAATGGACGCCTTTCATTGGTTTTCACATGATATTGATAGATAGAGAACAACGTTCTTGGAGAGCAATTTTCTGATTTTCTGTATTGAAATGGTTGCTAAGATATAATCTCCTCttttaacaatataaaaaattgAGAAATGTAAACATCATTTCAAGTGTGTTTGACACTTGTTATCTTGCTACCGTCTTGTcatagatatataaacaaaaaatgctACAGATGATctttataatataattgtaatgATTTTCTGTAAACTATAGGTCGTATAGACGCCCTGGGAATGACAAACACAGGAGCATCAGCACAGAATGGTAACCACTTCAAAGTACCACCGCCACCTGCTTATACAGAAAGAGACACAGTTAAGAACCCAAAGGTAGGTCACACATTGTTCCACAATAACAGTCAATGTCAGTTAGAACCAGATTATTGCAAGAAATCTAACCTGGTCGCGAAAGGAATTAGTATCAAAAccttaataattttttttattctatattttattgacaagtTCACAATAACTTATTAGTGAATGATGATAATATTTTGCACCTACAAAGACCTTTTTGGTTTGTTCTAAAACAATTACCAATAGCCTCTTGGGTAGGTGATCCCAACAAGACACACTAACAGACAAGAAAACAGGCTTAACTGAGTGATTTTGGTTTCGTTTCCAGGACAGCACGGTGAAGAAGCTACTACTCGCCTTCCACATGGCCATAGCGACGGCCTTCACCATCACATTGGTGTTACTTGTGGCTCTCTACGACTGACCACTGTCCAGCTATATCATCAACAAACCCTGACTGGTCACAATGtgtcacatttaaaaaaaaaaggggggggggggcaactcAAGACATGATGTTACAGAGTTTAAACCATCAATACTTGAACATATTAATCCAATTAATAAGCTCTAAAAAGAAATTTATGGAATATTTAAAGCAATTTAATTTGCTTTAATTCTATTTGCTCAGTACTTTACATCCATGATTTGTCAGGTTATTGTTTTACTTTTGATTGACCATTTAAGTTATGATCTCTATTGCAGTGCTGCAAACCACTCTAGATTTATGACGCCATTATATTAAAAATTTCAGTCGCCTGCTATTCTGTTAGCATGCATCTGTGATCCCTTACGAATATTTGACTTCCCCCTATGAACCTTTGACCCCTAAGAACTTTTGACCCCCTAGGAACCTTTGAAACCCTAGGAACCTTTGAACCCCTAGGAACCTTTGAACCCCTAGGAACCTTTGACCCACTAGGAGCCTTTTAACCCTAGGAACATTTGACCCCCTTTATGAACCTTTGTCCCTTCCAATGACACCTTTAATGACCAATGTGATTTTCGTGATAATTTTGTGTTGACCAAACTACATAGGATTGATATCCCGAAAACCAAAGGAATCATGTCAGGTCCCCATTTCTCGACACAAGACTATGTCAAAAGAAGACTTGAGTAAAATTTTGACATATTTACATAAGAAGATGAATAAAGACGGTGTTTTCAAACGTTTTTGTTTCGTGAAATCGGGACCAGGCCTTGTACTGCAAAGTCAACTGTGTAATATGAATGCATAGTAATGTGATAAATGTTTCAGTAAAACGCTCGATTATAGTGTTCTACTGTAACTATATGGAGTTTGAGATTTGCCTGGAGAGAAAGGCCTAACTACAACACAACCTGTACACCAGGTAAACATActgtttataatattatataacgTATAAGTGCTTTTATATTGAAgatgttgttgatatttttatgttgtgattttaattgttttgttatgagAGTGAGGATGGCTGGTGCCTTGCGCACAATTATGCGATTTGTATAATGCATGTATATCACACTATTTCAATGTATGTTAAGCTCCAATGATGTTCTGAAAACAtgaacacttttataatatacTATCAAGAAAATAAAAACCATTGCTCGATGGCTAGTGCAAATTATTAAATCGTTCTACAGTCTTTTAAAATAATCTTTGAGCGGTTCGTCGGCTCAACGCCTTTACACGGCAAAAGGGCAGAATAATGCTTacctgtatgacattttatCAAAGATTTTAACATCTTCGGAACTTATTATTAATTTACTAAATAAGTGGACGACtttcattattattaatttactAAATAAGTGAACGACtttcattattattaatttactAAATAAGTGAACGacttttttaaatcaaatatcaattaaaattaacaagtaaacaaaaaatCTAGTCTGTGATTGCACTATGCTATCAGACGTATACTAAATAGTATGTAAATGAGTATGTTTGAGAtgtaatgtaaattatttttgtgtgaCGTAAGTTATTTCAGGTGTgacgtaaaataaaaataataaatatgacGTAATTACTCGTATATTCGCCATGCTTATAAGATCATTTCAAAGAATGATGTAAATTTTATCCCGAGATTGGCGTAAACTGCTGACAATTGGTGACCTTTTTTATATAtggtgtatataatatatttatgtgtgaaTTAAGCTTGAGTGTAGTATGATAGAGCAAACAAtgcaatatatgtagttatatgtGTACACGATTGTGGACCTGAAACTAATGAGTACATTTCAACGCTACACGTAAGAATCGAAAAAAAGAATATAGGTTTAAGAAATAACGATTATGAAAACAgatattgaaagtttttttatgaatgttatcGCCCAGAATTCCGCTTGAAACTTACTGAAAGCGCAAAGTCGTCTACAGGCTTGCTTTTATGACACAAAAGGTGATGGTATACGAATGGGTAAGTTTACAAATCAAGGGCATATGGGTTAAGTGGCGTTGTTTTACTGTACTTGGATTATCTCAAAATAATTGTAAGGTATACCACATCTTCGATACctcatgggttactatcactgtcgtatactgaaggcatttcaggagCAAACACCCTTACCAATCGCTAACAGATTCATCCTTTGAAGATTATGTAGAGCAAGACGTCCAACTTTAAAGCCATACTGTCAACCGCAGTGTACCGGTATTCAATTCTTTTCATATGCATCTAAGGACCGATCTAGCTGTCTCATCTGTTATCGCATACGGAGCCATCAGGCTATATAGtcctggggtggatataacgtcagtgatagtaacccctggattatcgaggatgggtATACCAGTAATTCATAAACACTGCCATTGCTACCTCAGAAGACTAAACATGA
This portion of the Argopecten irradians isolate NY chromosome 6, Ai_NY, whole genome shotgun sequence genome encodes:
- the LOC138325069 gene encoding putative ferric-chelate reductase 1 homolog, with protein sequence MWWLVLLSANIGVAWSYSMGAPPSTCSTMFPVHSGSPARTGPTPYFFQLIKSTYSPEESLSVNLVGNGALMRGYQIQARDGNGNVVGQFTSAQGGRTINCQGQMNGALTHANPMDKQGVSFTWKAPSNAVGSIVFIASVVQTYNVFWVNVKSPAITPLTIPPTRPPTQPPTPPPTTTPAVTIPIPTQPPVTPRPPQVTTTTAKTTTTVVTQAPSVVTTAPDVDTSTPAVGRVTMDDTCGISKGCFVSCEGDSCDYVVTWKDGADYVDFEVSSKVEMDNVNWIAIAFSSDLKMGDDDTVDCIAKGSKVIVTRSFNKGTQNIPLGPVDGVVGLSMTSGTFQDGILSCKFRRSKPNQVTRRKRQVDPSQSMFDLNQKWYLMFGQGSGFENNNGELTKLMHKENPKVTPARVDFQSVGVIGETARYPLIKVHAILMIIAWILCTGVGIVAARYYKPVWTSTNVMGQRIWFQIHRTLMVTALVLTLIGFIIIFVQAGGYSRIPKIEGKEYLQAHPPLGIIVTILAIVNPIMSIFRPGPKDEKRPIFNWAHWSVGMLAHILSVVAICFGMEMKKSTAPSYSVWVVVGYVIYHVIMEIILKSFDLYLNRTDTGRIDALGMTNTGASAQNGNHFKVPPPPAYTERDTVKNPKDSTVKKLLLAFHMAIATAFTITLVLLVALYD